A region from the Candidatus Thiothrix putei genome encodes:
- a CDS encoding AAA family ATPase → MIRFPYGISNFNAIRTEDNLYLDRTQHIPLLEAAGKQLVFLRPRRFGKSLLLSTLANYYDVKTADQFETLFNGLEAGSNPTPEHNRYLILRWDFSKVSAQGNIDDIKSSLFEVLNQEFEGFIETYRHYLTVPVNIREDALATFMAVLNSVHLSGQQLYLLIDEYDNFANEVLVRDPHNSQRYQDLLEGEGILKSVFKIIKGSAAEGKIGRVFITGVSPLVLADMTSGYNVATDISLMPRFNALCGITQPELSGLVTGILQHCGQDEQQRDDLLHTLKQFYNGYRFCAQSDKPLLYNPTLCFYFLRHYQDECTAPRQMLDGNLMMDASRIRYLASQPSGTGVVERILDEESTITLDLLETRFGVEKLADLQQDESYLLSLLYYFGILTIVGTDMLGKLILGIPNLVTRALYVDELRQRILPAPKERHAVANMAEKFYQSADLQPLADYLEQKYFAAFNNRDYAWSNELTIKTAFLTLLFNDIYYVVDSETALQRRYADLVLVIRPSMRQYPTLKDIVLEFKYLSLSDLKLSGEQVRAQSRETLAQLPAVQTALHDALQQLQHYRAVLAEKYREPERLRCLAVVSLGFDRVVWQAL, encoded by the coding sequence ATGATCCGTTTTCCCTATGGCATCAGTAACTTCAATGCTATTCGTACCGAGGACAATCTGTACCTTGATCGCACTCAGCATATCCCTTTGTTAGAAGCAGCGGGCAAGCAATTGGTTTTTCTGCGTCCGCGCCGCTTTGGTAAATCCCTGCTGCTGTCTACGCTGGCGAATTATTACGATGTTAAGACGGCTGATCAATTTGAAACCCTGTTTAACGGACTGGAAGCCGGGAGTAATCCAACTCCCGAACACAATCGTTACCTGATCTTGCGTTGGGATTTCTCCAAAGTATCCGCGCAAGGCAACATTGATGACATTAAAAGCAGTTTATTCGAGGTCTTGAATCAAGAGTTTGAAGGGTTCATTGAAACCTACCGGCATTACCTGACAGTTCCCGTCAACATTCGTGAAGATGCGCTGGCTACCTTCATGGCGGTACTGAATAGCGTACATCTTAGTGGTCAACAGCTTTACCTGCTGATCGACGAATACGACAATTTCGCCAATGAAGTGCTGGTACGTGACCCGCACAACAGCCAGCGTTATCAGGACTTGCTGGAAGGTGAGGGTATCCTCAAATCGGTATTCAAAATCATCAAAGGCAGTGCTGCCGAGGGCAAAATCGGTCGGGTATTCATTACCGGCGTGTCGCCCTTAGTATTGGCGGATATGACCAGCGGTTATAACGTTGCTACTGACATTTCACTGATGCCACGTTTCAATGCCCTGTGTGGTATTACCCAACCGGAACTGAGCGGGCTGGTGACAGGTATTTTGCAGCACTGTGGGCAGGATGAGCAGCAACGTGATGATCTGCTGCACACCCTGAAACAGTTTTACAATGGCTATCGTTTCTGCGCCCAATCGGACAAACCGCTGTTGTATAACCCCACGCTGTGCTTCTATTTTCTGCGCCATTATCAGGATGAATGCACCGCGCCGCGCCAAATGCTCGACGGAAACCTGATGATGGATGCCTCACGTATCCGCTACCTTGCCAGCCAGCCTAGCGGCACGGGTGTGGTAGAGCGTATTCTCGATGAAGAAAGCACCATCACGCTTGACCTTCTCGAAACCCGTTTCGGTGTGGAAAAACTAGCTGATTTACAACAGGATGAAAGCTACCTGCTGTCGCTGCTGTATTACTTTGGCATACTCACGATTGTTGGGACGGATATGCTGGGTAAACTGATATTGGGCATCCCCAACCTCGTGACCCGTGCGTTGTATGTGGATGAATTGCGCCAGCGCATCCTGCCTGCCCCGAAGGAGCGTCACGCGGTTGCCAATATGGCAGAAAAGTTCTACCAATCCGCCGATCTCCAGCCGCTGGCGGATTATCTGGAGCAAAAATACTTCGCGGCTTTCAATAACCGTGATTATGCGTGGAGCAATGAACTCACCATCAAAACCGCATTTCTGACCCTGCTGTTCAACGATATTTACTACGTGGTCGATTCCGAAACCGCGCTGCAACGCCGCTATGCTGATTTGGTACTGGTGATCCGCCCCAGTATGCGCCAATACCCCACCCTGAAAGACATTGTGCTGGAATTCAAATACCTGTCACTCAGCGACCTCAAACTCAGCGGTGAGCAAGTACGCGCCCAATCCCGCGAAACCCTGGCGCAACTGCCAGCGGTACAAACCGCACTGCACGACGCGCTACAGCAATTGCAGCACTATCGCGCCGTGTTGGCAGAAAAATACCGCGAGCCGGAACGTTTACGCTGTCTCGCGGTGGTATCGTTGGGTTTTGATCGCGTGGTCTGGCAAGCGTTATAG
- a CDS encoding DUF6290 family protein — protein sequence MSISIRLDKSLEESLRQRLQSEGISLSNFIREAVSEKLSRYENRPTPYELGEHFFGRYSSGRDDLSINRKALLREKLNAKHRR from the coding sequence ATGAGCATTTCAATTCGTCTGGATAAATCGCTGGAAGAAAGCCTGCGGCAGCGTTTGCAGTCTGAAGGTATTTCGTTGTCGAATTTTATCCGTGAAGCGGTCAGCGAGAAACTTTCCCGTTACGAAAACCGCCCGACACCCTACGAACTGGGTGAGCATTTTTTTGGGCGTTATAGCAGTGGGCGTGACGATCTCAGCATTAACCGCAAAGCCCTGTTACGGGAGAAGCTGAATGCAAAACATCGTCGTTGA
- a CDS encoding PIN domain-containing protein — protein MQNIVVDSGVFIALFDGSDRYHAQAKHFIKHVRGRLHTNLPVITEVVHMLDFSQQAQQDFLLWVNQSVQIDASTVSDWERILALLKKYADLPADFADASLIGLCERINTRTVASVDSDFTVYRDYARNHFTNVFWEA, from the coding sequence ATGCAAAACATCGTCGTTGATAGTGGGGTCTTCATTGCGTTGTTTGACGGTAGCGATCGTTATCATGCACAGGCAAAGCACTTCATTAAGCATGTTCGGGGGCGATTGCACACCAATTTGCCGGTCATTACGGAAGTTGTCCACATGCTGGATTTTTCGCAACAAGCCCAACAGGATTTTCTGCTGTGGGTGAATCAATCCGTGCAAATCGACGCAAGCACGGTAAGCGATTGGGAACGCATTCTGGCGTTACTGAAGAAATACGCTGATTTGCCCGCCGATTTTGCCGATGCTTCACTGATTGGCTTGTGCGAGCGCATCAACACCCGCACGGTGGCGAGCGTTGACAGCGATTTTACGGTTTACCGCGACTATGCACGTAACCACTTTACCAATGTGTTCTGGGAAGCTTAA
- a CDS encoding DUF971 domain-containing protein, translating into MTPLDITLNQKTRELLITWPGDEVHALSCEYLRVNSPSAEVRGHGPGQEKLQIGKENVNIKGIEPVGHYAIQLTFDDNHDSGIYDWNLLYELGKNMEQNWAEYLAKLDAAGYTRKLPGQVI; encoded by the coding sequence ATGACACCACTTGATATTACCCTGAATCAGAAAACCCGCGAATTGTTGATTACCTGGCCGGGCGATGAAGTCCACGCGCTGAGTTGCGAATACTTGCGCGTGAATTCGCCGTCAGCCGAAGTACGCGGGCATGGGCCAGGCCAAGAAAAGCTGCAAATCGGCAAGGAAAACGTGAATATCAAGGGCATTGAGCCAGTGGGACATTACGCTATTCAGTTGACCTTTGATGACAATCACGACAGCGGTATTTACGACTGGAATTTGCTGTATGAGCTTGGTAAGAATATGGAACAGAACTGGGCGGAGTATTTGGCGAAGCTAGATGCGGCGGGGTATACGCGCAAATTGCCGGGGCAGGTGATTTAA
- the hslU gene encoding ATP-dependent protease ATPase subunit HslU: MSVGTMTPREIVQELDKHVIGQDKAKRSVAIALRNRWRRQQLDDTLRPEVTPKNILMIGPTGVGKTEIARRLAKLANAPFIKVEATKFTEVGYVGKEVDSIIRDLADMAMKMMREQEVEKVKYRATEAAEERILDILLPAPRKETPVNEWLSTGDDEPAKPVREDNATRQKFRKKLREGDLDDKEIELDVAVGGASVEIMTPPGMEEMASQLQSMFQNLNQSKKRKRKMKIKDALKVLIEEEAHKMVNEEELKQRALFAVEQTGIVFLDEIDKVARSGQTSGADVSREGVQRDLLPLIEGCTVNTKYGMVKTDHILFIASGAFHVAKPSDLIPELQGRLPIRVEMDALSANDFERILTEPNASLTEQYQGLLATEGVKLTFAPDAIRRIAEIAFEVNERTENIGARRLHTVVERLLENVLFEAPDCDDQMTVDAAYVNQILGELVKDEDLSRYIL, encoded by the coding sequence ATGAGCGTCGGCACGATGACCCCCCGCGAAATTGTCCAGGAACTCGACAAACACGTCATTGGTCAGGATAAGGCCAAGCGTTCCGTCGCCATTGCCTTGCGTAACCGCTGGCGGCGGCAGCAGCTCGATGACACGCTGCGCCCGGAAGTAACCCCGAAAAACATCCTGATGATTGGCCCCACGGGTGTCGGTAAAACCGAAATTGCCCGCCGTTTAGCCAAACTCGCGAATGCGCCCTTCATCAAGGTCGAAGCCACCAAATTCACCGAAGTCGGTTACGTGGGCAAGGAAGTCGATTCCATCATCCGCGACTTGGCGGATATGGCGATGAAAATGATGCGCGAACAGGAAGTGGAAAAGGTCAAATACCGCGCCACCGAAGCAGCCGAAGAACGCATCCTCGACATCCTGTTACCTGCACCCCGTAAGGAAACACCGGTCAACGAATGGCTATCCACAGGTGATGACGAACCTGCCAAACCCGTGCGCGAAGATAATGCCACCCGCCAGAAATTCCGCAAAAAATTGCGCGAAGGCGACCTCGACGACAAAGAAATCGAGCTGGATGTGGCGGTTGGCGGCGCAAGCGTGGAAATCATGACCCCACCGGGCATGGAAGAAATGGCGAGCCAGTTGCAAAGCATGTTCCAAAACCTCAACCAGAGCAAAAAGCGCAAGCGCAAGATGAAAATCAAGGACGCGCTCAAAGTCCTGATCGAGGAAGAAGCGCATAAAATGGTCAATGAGGAAGAACTCAAGCAACGCGCGTTGTTTGCAGTCGAGCAAACCGGCATTGTGTTCCTCGACGAAATCGACAAAGTAGCGCGTAGCGGGCAAACCAGCGGTGCGGACGTGTCCCGCGAAGGCGTGCAACGCGATTTGCTGCCATTGATCGAAGGTTGCACCGTCAATACCAAATACGGCATGGTGAAAACCGACCATATTTTGTTCATTGCGTCCGGCGCATTTCACGTCGCTAAACCCTCCGACTTAATACCGGAATTACAGGGTCGGCTACCAATTCGTGTAGAAATGGATGCCTTGAGCGCGAATGACTTTGAACGCATCCTCACCGAACCGAACGCATCCCTGACCGAACAGTACCAAGGCTTGCTGGCAACCGAAGGCGTAAAGCTGACCTTTGCCCCCGATGCGATTCGCCGGATTGCGGAAATTGCGTTTGAAGTCAACGAACGCACCGAAAACATCGGCGCACGCCGCCTGCATACCGTGGTCGAGCGTTTGCTGGAAAATGTGCTGTTTGAAGCGCCTGATTGCGACGACCAGATGACGGTTGATGCGGCTTACGTCAACCAGATTTTGGGCGAATTGGTCAAAGACGAAGACCTTAGCCGTTATATCCTGTAG
- the hslV gene encoding ATP-dependent protease subunit HslV → MEQYRGTTILSVRRDGKVVVGGDGQVTLGNTVMKGNARKVRRLYNDKVIAGFAGGTADAFTLFERFESKLQAHNGNLTRAAVELAKDWRTDRMLRRLEALLIVADATASLLITGNGDVVEQENDLIAIGSGGAFAQSAARALLENTELSAREIVEKGLHIAADICIYSNHNLTIEEL, encoded by the coding sequence TTGGAACAATACCGAGGAACCACCATCCTAAGCGTGCGTCGCGACGGCAAAGTCGTTGTCGGCGGCGATGGTCAAGTCACGCTGGGCAATACCGTCATGAAAGGCAATGCCCGCAAAGTCCGCCGTTTGTACAACGATAAGGTCATTGCAGGCTTTGCCGGTGGAACCGCCGATGCCTTCACCCTGTTTGAACGCTTTGAAAGCAAGCTGCAAGCGCACAATGGCAACCTCACCCGTGCTGCGGTGGAACTCGCCAAAGACTGGCGTACCGACCGCATGTTACGCCGCCTTGAAGCGCTGCTGATTGTTGCCGATGCCACCGCATCCCTGCTGATTACCGGCAACGGCGACGTGGTAGAGCAAGAAAATGATTTAATCGCCATTGGTTCGGGCGGCGCATTTGCACAATCCGCCGCCCGCGCTTTGCTGGAAAACACCGAGCTTTCCGCCCGCGAAATCGTCGAAAAAGGCTTGCACATTGCCGCCGACATTTGCATTTACAGCAACCACAACCTGACCATTGAGGAACTCTAA
- a CDS encoding FIST N-terminal domain-containing protein, with amino-acid sequence MRQENTALILLVDEARESENLFRHAQAAVAAGAQSLLLLACDRNGLTPALVDAGLQALSVPVFGGVFPQIVIDSRRLEQGYVVCGLPFAVTVEYVAKLSEPSADYRSALAALTATVNPPQTLVVLVDGLSTRISALLESLYGEFGDECTYIGGGAGSLSFQQQPCLFSNHGLVGDCAQLTALDLPVSIGIEHGWHSFAGPFFVTGSQHNTLLSLDYQPAFEVYRRVVEADSGRSFADTPFFELSKAYPFGLVRLTKDVVVRDPLSLNGNAITCIGEVPAHHMLYILKGDAEHLLLAARDCTLTALRAQPAPCMALLFDCVSRALFLDSRFQEELDTIRAHLPADLPLLGVLSLGEIADAGNACLEFFNKTTVLGIVADA; translated from the coding sequence ATGCGGCAAGAAAACACGGCGCTTATTCTATTGGTGGATGAGGCACGTGAAAGCGAAAATTTATTCCGTCATGCGCAAGCGGCAGTCGCAGCAGGTGCGCAAAGCCTGCTATTGCTAGCGTGCGACCGCAATGGTCTGACGCCTGCATTGGTGGATGCGGGTTTGCAAGCCTTGTCCGTGCCGGTCTTTGGCGGCGTTTTTCCGCAAATTGTGATTGATTCGCGCCGTTTGGAACAGGGCTACGTGGTGTGTGGTCTGCCGTTTGCCGTTACTGTCGAATACGTCGCTAAACTCTCCGAACCCAGTGCGGATTACCGTTCCGCCCTCGCTGCCTTAACCGCTACGGTTAACCCGCCGCAAACGTTGGTGGTGTTGGTTGATGGGTTGAGCACGCGGATTTCAGCTTTATTGGAAAGCCTCTACGGTGAATTCGGCGATGAATGCACCTATATCGGTGGTGGCGCGGGGTCGCTCAGTTTTCAGCAGCAGCCGTGTTTATTCAGCAATCACGGTTTGGTCGGTGATTGCGCCCAACTGACCGCGTTGGATCTTCCTGTTAGCATTGGCATTGAACACGGCTGGCATAGCTTTGCAGGGCCTTTTTTCGTGACCGGCTCACAGCATAACACCCTATTATCATTGGACTATCAACCCGCGTTTGAGGTTTATCGCCGCGTGGTGGAAGCGGATAGCGGGCGTTCGTTTGCGGATACGCCGTTCTTTGAATTGAGCAAGGCTTACCCGTTCGGGTTGGTGCGTTTGACCAAGGATGTGGTGGTGCGTGACCCGCTATCGCTTAACGGAAATGCGATTACGTGCATTGGTGAAGTGCCTGCGCATCACATGCTGTACATCCTCAAAGGCGATGCGGAACATTTATTGCTGGCTGCTCGTGATTGCACCTTAACGGCGTTACGCGCCCAGCCCGCACCGTGCATGGCGTTGCTGTTTGATTGTGTGAGCCGCGCCTTGTTTCTCGACAGCCGTTTTCAGGAAGAACTCGACACTATTCGCGCCCATTTACCCGCTGATTTGCCGCTGTTGGGCGTCTTGTCGCTGGGTGAAATTGCGGATGCAGGCAATGCGTGTCTGGAGTTTTTTAATAAAACCACGGTATTGGGGATTGTTGCTGACGCATGA
- a CDS encoding ATP-binding protein, with product MSTTLELVSVQYALALLVGQSLDLRTMLHQFLPPALKLLNCRSGYLWLRRCESFDTIAGIEPCYSYPKLKIPLVDKSATLAAAIQALADNAWLLAEPLDIVETDGSYCHVLPIGQSGLLVLRRDPPLLAAQLQALTPVLMRLETACLACVQHANLEAARQEAERANQAKNAFLAMISHEIRTPMNSVMGLTDLLGYSELTPAQREYVKLIRESSGALLGIINEILDFSRIESGATRLNNAPFRVQALLETALAPLAVAARDKAIAFHWRIAADVPETLQGDAGRLRQVLINLVGNALKFTNSGGEIAIEITAEPHAPTGSTRVRFSVRDTGIGIASEQLETIFQPFQQVDSRISRRYGGTGLGLTIAAQLVAMMGGKLQVESQLAQGSTFHFTLLLPTDVTPAPATPVGDVLSMAQRPLTILLAEDNEINGMFTRLLLNKIGHQVTVVVNGREALESWQQQRPDVILMDMQMPVMDGMEATLLIRAQEQITGTHTPIIALTANVLASDRERCLQAGMDDFLSKPFELPALLDVLARATAR from the coding sequence ATGAGTACAACATTAGAACTGGTATCGGTGCAATACGCCTTGGCGTTACTTGTCGGGCAAAGTCTGGATTTGCGCACGATGTTGCACCAGTTTCTGCCGCCTGCCTTGAAACTGTTGAATTGCCGCAGTGGTTATCTGTGGCTACGGCGTTGTGAGTCATTTGACACGATTGCAGGCATTGAGCCTTGCTACAGTTACCCCAAGCTGAAAATACCCTTGGTGGATAAGTCCGCCACATTAGCAGCAGCGATTCAGGCATTGGCGGATAATGCGTGGTTGTTGGCAGAGCCGTTGGATATTGTTGAAACGGATGGCAGTTATTGCCACGTGTTACCTATTGGGCAAAGCGGTTTGCTGGTTTTGCGGCGAGACCCGCCCTTATTAGCGGCACAATTGCAGGCACTGACGCCGGTATTAATGCGTTTGGAAACCGCGTGTCTGGCGTGTGTGCAACACGCCAATTTGGAGGCAGCGCGTCAGGAAGCCGAACGCGCGAATCAGGCAAAAAACGCATTTCTGGCAATGATCAGCCATGAAATCCGTACCCCCATGAACAGTGTGATGGGGCTAACCGATTTGCTGGGATACAGCGAACTCACACCTGCACAACGTGAATACGTGAAATTGATTCGGGAATCTTCGGGTGCGTTGCTGGGCATTATCAACGAAATTTTGGATTTTTCGCGGATCGAATCCGGGGCAACGCGGTTAAACAATGCGCCATTCAGGGTGCAAGCGCTGTTGGAAACGGCATTAGCACCGTTGGCAGTCGCGGCGCGTGATAAGGCTATCGCTTTTCACTGGCGCATTGCGGCTGATGTGCCGGAAACCTTGCAAGGTGATGCTGGGCGCTTACGGCAAGTGTTGATCAATCTGGTGGGCAATGCGCTCAAATTTACGAACAGTGGCGGTGAGATTGCGATTGAAATCACTGCCGAACCACACGCTCCAACGGGCAGTACGCGGGTAAGGTTTAGTGTGCGTGATACCGGGATTGGGATTGCATCCGAACAGCTTGAGACTATTTTTCAGCCGTTTCAGCAGGTGGATAGTCGGATTTCACGGCGTTACGGTGGCACGGGTTTGGGGCTGACCATTGCCGCGCAATTGGTGGCGATGATGGGTGGGAAATTGCAGGTGGAAAGCCAGCTTGCACAGGGCAGTACCTTTCATTTCACCTTATTGCTGCCAACGGATGTGACACCCGCGCCTGCAACACCCGTTGGCGATGTTTTAAGCATGGCACAACGCCCGCTGACAATTTTGTTGGCAGAAGACAATGAAATCAATGGCATGTTCACGCGCTTGCTGCTCAATAAAATCGGGCATCAGGTGACGGTCGTGGTAAACGGGCGTGAAGCGCTGGAAAGCTGGCAACAGCAACGCCCGGATGTGATCTTGATGGACATGCAAATGCCGGTGATGGATGGCATGGAAGCCACCTTGCTGATTCGCGCTCAAGAACAAATAACCGGCACTCACACGCCGATTATTGCCCTGACAGCGAATGTATTGGCAAGCGACCGCGAGCGTTGTTTGCAAGCCGGTATGGATGATTTTCTCAGTAAGCCATTCGAGTTACCGGCATTGCTTGATGTGCTGGCACGGGCAACCGCCCGTTAA
- the glnE gene encoding bifunctional [glutamate--ammonia ligase]-adenylyl-L-tyrosine phosphorylase/[glutamate--ammonia-ligase] adenylyltransferase, producing MPLINDAIWTNSPYLQHQLARHLEWQAYVESSQPYADGELVANIVAEVLAQPDYDSVLRTVRLIRNREMVRIAYRDLLGKAELAETLQTTSDLADGLVDAAYRWCYAELTAKHGIPRSRSGEPQQMVIIGMGKLGGQELNFSSDIDMIFAFPEAGATDGKRDLDNQTFFTRVGQRMIGVLGQTTAEGIAYRVDMRLRPFGEVGALALSFDAMEHYYETHGREWERYALIKARVMAGDKHNGAELMARLRPFVFRRYLDYGAIEQLRDMKAMINREAERRGKYLDVKLGTGGIREIEFTAQVFQLMRGGRIPELRGRSLLPTLDALLAQQLLTAEEFGVLQPAYHFLRRTENRLQMWNDEQTHSLPTTPERQACLASSMGFADWASFEAELNRHQRAVAQIFQRVFALETQESQPMPEHPAIQALLHSRLYNTLTDTGRSRLNRLLPALWDACHALADPEQALERCLRIVQKIAPRSGYIAMLADHPNALEQFVRLVSDSLWITSQLIDHPILLDQLLDSRQLYTPLDREQLGAALRLELERIDQGDTEQVMERLRQFKQAQVLRVAAADITGVLPLMKVSDQLTWIAEAVLEETQRHVWATMTAQTGVPCYKDETGETQEAGFAIIAYGKLGGLELGYGSDLDIIFLHDSHGTVQQTNGKKTLENAVFYARFAQKIIHTLTTFTPAGRLYETDTRLRPSGASGLLVSSLNAFRLYQQEKAWVWEHQALLRARVITGSASLRVQFEQVRHEILCQPRDKAELRKQVIAMRQKMWESMASKDANVFNLKKDPGGVTDIEFIVQFLILAHAHEHPELVRWSDNIRQLESLQQVEILPADTAAMLADTYRTLRDRIHALSLQEQDAVVDGGQFARERDAVQAAWVALVEA from the coding sequence ATGCCACTGATCAATGATGCCATTTGGACGAATAGCCCTTACCTGCAACACCAGCTTGCTCGCCACCTCGAATGGCAAGCCTATGTGGAGTCCAGCCAGCCGTATGCCGATGGTGAGTTGGTGGCAAACATTGTTGCCGAAGTCCTCGCCCAACCCGATTACGATAGCGTATTGCGCACCGTGCGGCTGATCCGCAACCGTGAAATGGTGCGCATCGCTTACCGCGATTTGCTGGGTAAAGCAGAACTTGCCGAAACCTTGCAAACCACGTCCGACCTTGCCGATGGCTTGGTAGACGCGGCCTATCGCTGGTGTTACGCCGAACTTACCGCCAAACACGGCATCCCGCGCAGCCGCAGCGGTGAACCCCAGCAGATGGTGATTATCGGCATGGGTAAACTCGGTGGGCAGGAACTCAACTTTTCCTCCGACATCGACATGATTTTCGCCTTCCCCGAAGCAGGCGCAACCGATGGCAAGCGCGATCTCGACAATCAAACGTTTTTCACCCGTGTCGGGCAGCGCATGATTGGGGTATTGGGGCAAACCACGGCGGAGGGCATTGCCTACCGCGTCGACATGCGCTTACGCCCCTTCGGTGAAGTCGGCGCACTCGCGCTGTCGTTCGATGCGATGGAGCATTACTACGAAACCCACGGGCGCGAATGGGAACGTTACGCCCTGATCAAGGCGCGGGTGATGGCAGGCGACAAACACAATGGCGCGGAATTGATGGCACGCTTGCGCCCGTTTGTGTTTCGCCGCTACCTCGATTACGGCGCGATTGAGCAATTACGCGATATGAAGGCGATGATCAACCGCGAAGCCGAACGCCGTGGTAAATACCTCGATGTGAAACTTGGCACGGGGGGGATTCGCGAAATCGAATTTACTGCGCAAGTATTTCAATTGATGCGCGGCGGGCGGATTCCTGAATTGCGGGGGCGTAGTTTGCTGCCGACGCTGGATGCGTTGCTGGCACAACAACTGCTGACGGCGGAAGAGTTTGGCGTGTTGCAACCGGCGTACCATTTCCTGCGCCGCACGGAAAACCGCCTGCAAATGTGGAATGACGAACAGACGCATTCGCTGCCAACCACGCCGGAACGCCAAGCCTGCCTTGCCAGCTCGATGGGCTTTGCGGATTGGGCGAGTTTTGAGGCGGAACTCAATCGTCATCAGCGGGCGGTAGCGCAGATTTTCCAGCGCGTGTTTGCGCTCGAAACCCAAGAAAGTCAGCCGATGCCGGAACATCCCGCGATTCAGGCACTGTTACACAGCCGTTTGTATAACACGCTGACGGATACGGGGCGCAGCCGGTTAAACCGCTTGCTGCCTGCGTTGTGGGATGCGTGCCATGCGCTGGCTGACCCCGAACAGGCGTTGGAACGGTGTTTGCGAATTGTGCAAAAAATTGCGCCACGTTCCGGCTACATTGCCATGCTCGCCGATCACCCGAATGCGTTGGAGCAGTTCGTGCGCTTGGTCAGCGACAGTTTGTGGATTACCAGCCAGTTGATCGATCACCCGATTTTGCTGGATCAATTGCTGGATTCGCGCCAGTTGTATACGCCGTTGGATCGTGAGCAATTGGGTGCAGCATTGCGCTTGGAATTGGAGCGTATTGATCAGGGCGACACCGAACAGGTGATGGAACGTTTGCGCCAATTCAAGCAAGCGCAAGTGCTGCGGGTGGCAGCGGCGGATATTACCGGCGTATTGCCGCTGATGAAGGTGTCGGATCAGTTGACCTGGATTGCCGAGGCGGTGCTGGAAGAAACCCAGCGGCACGTGTGGGCGACGATGACGGCGCAGACGGGCGTGCCGTGTTACAAGGATGAGACGGGGGAAACGCAAGAAGCCGGTTTCGCCATTATCGCCTACGGAAAACTCGGTGGACTGGAATTGGGTTACGGGTCGGATCTCGACATTATTTTCCTGCACGACAGCCACGGTACGGTGCAGCAAACCAATGGCAAGAAGACGCTGGAAAATGCGGTGTTTTATGCACGATTTGCGCAGAAAATTATTCATACGCTGACGACGTTTACGCCTGCGGGACGTTTGTACGAAACCGATACGCGTTTGCGTCCCAGTGGTGCATCCGGTTTGCTTGTCAGTAGCTTGAATGCCTTCCGCCTTTACCAACAGGAAAAAGCGTGGGTGTGGGAACATCAGGCGTTGTTGCGGGCGCGGGTGATCACAGGCTCTGCCAGCTTACGGGTGCAGTTTGAGCAAGTGCGTCATGAGATCCTCTGTCAGCCGCGTGACAAAGCAGAATTGCGCAAGCAAGTGATCGCGATGCGTCAAAAGATGTGGGAAAGCATGGCGAGTAAAGATGCCAATGTGTTTAACCTGAAAAAAGACCCTGGTGGGGTGACAGATATTGAATTCATTGTGCAGTTTCTGATTCTGGCTCATGCACATGAACACCCTGAATTGGTGCGCTGGAGCGACAATATCCGCCAGCTTGAATCGCTGCAACAGGTGGAAATTTTGCCCGCCGACACGGCGGCGATGCTGGCGGATACTTACCGGACATTGCGTGATCGTATCCACGCATTGTCTTTGCAGGAGCAGGACGCAGTGGTGGATGGGGGGCAATTCGCACGGGAGCGTGACGCAGTACAAGCAGCGTGGGTCGCATTGGTGGAAGCATGA
- the purE gene encoding 5-(carboxyamino)imidazole ribonucleotide mutase: MTQPNSAVVVGVVMGSNSDWNVMSKAVEQLEKFGIAHEYRVVSAHRTPDLLFEYAETARERGLKCIIAGAGGAAHLPGMLAAKTTLPILGVPVTSRALNGIDSLYSIVQMPKGVPVATFAIGEAGAANAALFAVAMLANDDPMLAEKLAQFREEQRQCAMNMALPPA; this comes from the coding sequence ATGACTCAACCCAATTCGGCGGTAGTGGTAGGGGTTGTCATGGGTAGCAACAGCGATTGGAACGTGATGTCCAAAGCCGTTGAACAACTGGAAAAATTCGGTATTGCGCATGAATACCGCGTCGTTTCCGCCCATCGCACACCTGACTTATTGTTTGAATACGCCGAAACTGCCCGCGAACGCGGTCTGAAATGCATTATTGCGGGCGCTGGCGGTGCGGCGCATTTGCCAGGCATGTTAGCGGCAAAAACCACCTTACCGATTTTAGGCGTGCCCGTCACCAGCCGTGCCTTGAACGGGATTGATTCGCTGTATTCGATTGTGCAAATGCCCAAAGGTGTGCCCGTTGCCACGTTTGCAATTGGCGAAGCGGGTGCGGCAAACGCGGCGTTGTTTGCCGTGGCAATGTTAGCGAATGACGATCCAATGTTAGCGGAAAAGTTGGCGCAATTCCGTGAAGAACAACGCCAATGTGCGATGAATATGGCGTTACCTCCGGCTTAA